In one window of Nocardiopsis aegyptia DNA:
- a CDS encoding DUF6221 family protein produces MTIVEFLSARLDEDERASKAVPVGSRGRERALAEVAAKRRILHGYAQAHSTSMRLLESPSAVNGADPWSELLAWRLAVKYLAAVYRSHPEYDRSWEQ; encoded by the coding sequence TTGACCATCGTCGAGTTCCTGAGTGCCCGCCTGGACGAGGACGAACGGGCCTCGAAGGCCGTCCCCGTGGGTTCCCGCGGTCGCGAGCGCGCGCTCGCGGAGGTCGCGGCCAAACGCAGGATCCTCCACGGCTACGCCCAGGCGCACTCCACGAGCATGCGCCTCCTGGAATCGCCCTCCGCCGTCAACGGCGCCGACCCCTGGTCCGAACTGCTGGCCTGGCGGCTGGCCGTGAAGTACCTGGCGGCCGTCTACCGCTCGCACCCGGAGTACGACCGCTCCTGGGAGCAATAA
- a CDS encoding glutamate ABC transporter substrate-binding protein — protein sequence MRYRHRRTVAAAALAAVAVLGLPGCSAVMGEEASLVDADSLTVGVKYDQPGLGLEGEDGEFSGFDVDVALYIARRLGVAAEDVEFVGLVSSEREEKLISGEVDMVLATYSITPARKTQVTFGGPYYVAKQDLLVRADATDIESVRDLEGRSVCQGEGSNSARRITEGLGIDVRQMDAPSYSACIDRLREGDVDAVSTDNLILAGFLAEDPEAFRFVNNPFTDEKYGVGLPYGDVRACEAVNKAVSEMYQDGTAEELLDTWFGETDLEVTTSVPQFEGCS from the coding sequence ATGAGGTACCGACACCGTCGCACCGTCGCCGCGGCCGCCCTGGCCGCCGTGGCGGTGCTGGGACTGCCCGGCTGCTCCGCGGTGATGGGAGAGGAGGCGTCGCTGGTCGACGCGGACTCGCTGACCGTGGGGGTCAAGTACGACCAGCCCGGGCTGGGGCTGGAGGGGGAGGACGGCGAGTTCTCCGGCTTCGACGTGGACGTGGCCCTCTACATCGCGCGGCGGCTGGGGGTGGCGGCCGAGGACGTCGAGTTCGTGGGCCTGGTCTCCAGCGAGCGCGAGGAGAAGCTGATCAGCGGCGAGGTCGACATGGTGCTCGCCACCTACTCGATCACGCCGGCCCGCAAGACCCAGGTGACGTTCGGCGGCCCCTACTACGTGGCCAAGCAGGACCTGCTCGTGCGGGCCGACGCCACCGACATCGAGAGCGTGCGGGACCTGGAGGGGCGCAGCGTGTGCCAGGGGGAGGGCTCCAACTCGGCCCGGCGCATCACCGAGGGCCTGGGGATCGACGTGCGGCAGATGGACGCGCCGAGCTACAGCGCGTGCATCGACCGCCTGCGCGAGGGCGACGTGGACGCCGTGTCCACGGACAACCTCATCCTGGCCGGGTTCCTGGCCGAGGACCCGGAGGCCTTCCGGTTCGTCAACAACCCGTTCACGGACGAGAAGTACGGGGTGGGGCTGCCGTACGGGGACGTGCGCGCCTGCGAGGCGGTGAACAAGGCGGTCAGCGAGATGTACCAGGACGGGACCGCGGAGGAGCTGCTGGACACCTGGTTCGGCGAGACGGACCTGGAGGTGACCACGAGCGTGCCGCAGTTCGAGGGATGCAGCTGA
- a CDS encoding FHA domain-containing protein, with product MPSCPTGHHSRATDFCDVCGLRLQAHTPAPVPPQQRQPQYRQPPPPRPATPPVSPSAPPPPAARPPAATRGGPCPECRTPRAGRFCEECGYDFASQSGAHQRRHSGPGSSGSGAYWRAIVAADPAYYQYMVDQGMLDPAQISFPSNNQQRRVSLRGERVHIGRRSASRGFTPEIDLGGPGGDPAISHIHAILVAKPGDTWALVDPGSTNGTTINGTANPIAPNVEVPLHSSDRIYVGAWTVIILQKG from the coding sequence ATGCCGAGTTGCCCTACCGGGCACCACTCCAGGGCGACCGACTTCTGCGACGTCTGCGGACTGCGCCTCCAGGCGCACACGCCCGCACCCGTCCCACCCCAGCAGCGCCAGCCGCAGTACCGCCAGCCGCCCCCGCCCCGACCCGCGACCCCGCCGGTGTCGCCGTCCGCGCCGCCTCCCCCGGCGGCGCGGCCCCCCGCCGCGACCAGGGGAGGCCCCTGCCCGGAGTGCAGGACGCCCCGGGCCGGGCGCTTCTGCGAGGAGTGCGGCTACGACTTCGCCTCGCAGTCCGGCGCCCACCAGCGGCGGCACTCCGGCCCCGGTTCGAGCGGGAGCGGGGCGTACTGGCGGGCGATCGTGGCCGCCGACCCGGCGTACTACCAGTACATGGTCGACCAGGGCATGCTCGACCCCGCACAGATCTCGTTCCCGTCCAACAACCAGCAGCGCCGGGTGTCGCTCAGGGGCGAGCGGGTGCACATCGGCCGCCGGAGCGCGTCGCGGGGCTTCACCCCCGAGATCGACCTCGGCGGCCCCGGCGGCGACCCGGCGATCTCCCACATCCACGCCATCCTCGTCGCCAAGCCCGGTGACACCTGGGCGCTGGTCGACCCGGGGTCGACCAACGGGACCACCATCAACGGCACGGCCAACCCCATCGCCCCCAACGTGGAGGTTCCCCTGCACTCCAGCGACCGCATCTACGTCGGCGCGTGGACCGTCATCATCCTCCAGAAGGGGTGA
- a CDS encoding vWA domain-containing protein produces MPNRPDQAGEPEFRVEIDQNRFLPIGRSEVHAVVSVASNSPILVGTSVRASEVIIIDTSGSMYGEKLNAAKQAARAAIEALRDGVNFAVVAGHRTAQMIYPTEQHLVKVDSETRAEALAAVGTLRADGGTRMGTWLTRAAELFTPVDEGIKHAILLTDGQNNELPEEFERVLRRVAGTFVCDCRGVGTDWKVDELRRIDAALLGGGPGIIADPADMAADFRAMAQASMGKSVADVALRLWTPHNAVVRYVKQVAPTVQDLSGRAVERVAQAGDYPTGSWGTESRDYHVCVEVSPGDPGRQLRAGWVRVVIPGEHGIDDHVLASGNILAEWTTDEARATEINPRVAHYTGQVELAQAIQDGLAARRDGDEDVATTRLGRAVALAHESGNEETAKLLERVVDVIDPVTGTVRLKPTVDKVDEMTLDTNSTRTVRTRPRPSGEEPGESPGPG; encoded by the coding sequence GTGCCGAACAGGCCTGACCAAGCCGGCGAGCCGGAGTTCCGCGTCGAGATCGACCAGAACAGGTTCCTCCCCATCGGCAGGAGCGAGGTGCACGCCGTCGTCAGCGTCGCCTCCAACAGCCCGATCCTGGTGGGCACGTCCGTTCGCGCCTCCGAGGTCATCATCATCGACACCTCGGGCTCCATGTACGGCGAGAAGCTCAACGCGGCCAAGCAGGCGGCCCGCGCCGCCATCGAGGCCCTGCGCGACGGCGTCAACTTCGCGGTGGTCGCCGGGCACCGTACGGCGCAGATGATCTATCCCACCGAGCAGCACCTGGTGAAGGTCGACTCCGAGACGCGCGCGGAGGCGCTGGCCGCGGTCGGCACGCTGCGGGCGGACGGCGGGACGCGCATGGGCACCTGGCTCACCCGCGCGGCGGAGCTGTTCACCCCGGTGGACGAGGGCATCAAGCACGCCATCCTGCTGACCGACGGGCAGAACAACGAACTGCCGGAGGAGTTCGAGCGGGTGCTGCGGCGGGTCGCCGGGACCTTCGTCTGCGACTGCCGCGGCGTGGGGACCGACTGGAAGGTCGACGAGCTGCGCCGGATCGACGCGGCCCTGCTCGGCGGCGGCCCCGGCATCATCGCCGACCCCGCCGACATGGCCGCGGACTTTCGCGCGATGGCCCAGGCCTCCATGGGCAAGTCGGTCGCCGACGTCGCCCTGCGCCTGTGGACGCCGCACAACGCCGTGGTGCGCTACGTCAAACAGGTCGCGCCCACGGTCCAGGACCTCAGCGGCCGGGCCGTGGAGAGGGTCGCCCAGGCGGGCGACTACCCCACCGGTTCCTGGGGTACGGAGAGCCGCGACTACCACGTGTGCGTGGAGGTGTCCCCCGGCGACCCGGGCCGGCAGCTGCGCGCCGGCTGGGTGCGGGTCGTCATCCCCGGCGAGCACGGCATCGACGACCACGTCCTCGCCTCGGGGAACATCCTGGCCGAATGGACCACCGACGAGGCCAGGGCGACGGAGATCAACCCCCGAGTCGCCCACTACACCGGTCAGGTGGAACTGGCCCAGGCCATCCAGGACGGGCTGGCCGCCCGTCGCGACGGTGACGAGGACGTCGCCACCACGCGGCTCGGACGGGCGGTCGCGCTCGCCCACGAGTCGGGCAACGAGGAGACCGCGAAACTGCTGGAGCGGGTCGTCGACGTCATCGACCCGGTCACCGGCACGGTCCGGCTCAAGCCCACCGTCGACAAGGTCGACGAGATGACGCTCGACACCAACTCGACCCGAACCGTACGGACCCGCCCCCGCCCGTCGGGGGAGGAGCCCGGCGAATCCCCCGGACCCGGGTAG
- a CDS encoding PP2C family protein-serine/threonine phosphatase: protein MTVVRTCPACSDTVAAGDVFCEGCGRTLPDDVREARDTDAVATAPQESLADHARPGLVSGDGAPTAPQVSLGGLTLSESPSSDSEWEAIDAMATQPVRRARTAGSPEPARAPGRAQAPAPAKVAPEWPPPATGSSPVQPTNPGLCVWCPGTVLDGYCEKCGFLQPTGRDHVEVRTPSAVGVSDRGLRHRRNEDAMAIRVVDADSPHAPGSVVAVVCDGVSSSPRSDEASRITAETGATVLAERLRRGEDPRTATGAAMTRAAEAVAAIAESPSSAPACTYVSAVVDPGTGTTTIGWVGDSRAYWLSGAPTSSASALLTKDDSWSEAMVQAGALSREEAMRSANAHALIAWMGADSGEIDAHISTVTPTGPGAVVLCSDGLWNYYPEAQALTDAVPGAGAEPHAAARAYVSLALQAGGKDNITVVVIPVPTAQGGSRAEQA, encoded by the coding sequence ATGACCGTGGTGCGCACCTGCCCCGCCTGCTCGGACACGGTGGCCGCCGGTGACGTCTTCTGTGAGGGGTGCGGCCGCACCCTGCCGGACGACGTGCGGGAAGCCCGCGACACCGACGCCGTGGCCACGGCTCCGCAGGAGAGCCTGGCCGACCACGCGCGTCCCGGACTCGTCTCCGGTGACGGCGCCCCCACCGCGCCGCAGGTGAGCCTGGGCGGCCTCACACTGAGCGAGAGCCCGTCGAGCGACTCCGAGTGGGAGGCGATCGACGCCATGGCCACCCAGCCGGTGCGCCGCGCCCGGACCGCCGGGTCCCCGGAACCGGCCCGCGCTCCGGGCCGGGCCCAGGCGCCGGCCCCGGCGAAGGTGGCGCCCGAGTGGCCGCCCCCGGCCACGGGCAGCAGCCCGGTGCAGCCGACCAACCCGGGCCTGTGCGTCTGGTGCCCGGGCACCGTCCTGGACGGGTACTGCGAGAAGTGCGGCTTCCTCCAGCCCACCGGCCGCGACCACGTCGAGGTGCGCACCCCGTCCGCGGTGGGCGTCAGCGACCGCGGCCTGCGGCACCGGCGCAACGAGGACGCCATGGCGATCCGGGTCGTCGACGCCGACTCTCCCCATGCCCCGGGCTCGGTCGTGGCCGTGGTCTGCGACGGAGTGTCCAGCTCACCGCGCTCGGACGAGGCCTCCCGGATCACGGCCGAGACGGGCGCGACCGTCCTCGCCGAGCGGCTGCGCCGGGGGGAGGACCCCCGTACCGCCACCGGCGCGGCCATGACCCGTGCCGCCGAGGCGGTGGCCGCGATCGCCGAGTCGCCCAGCTCCGCGCCCGCCTGCACGTACGTCTCCGCCGTGGTCGACCCCGGCACCGGGACGACCACCATCGGCTGGGTGGGCGACAGCCGCGCCTACTGGCTCTCCGGAGCGCCCACCTCCAGCGCCTCCGCGCTGCTGACCAAGGACGACTCCTGGAGCGAGGCGATGGTGCAGGCCGGAGCGCTCTCGCGCGAGGAGGCGATGAGATCGGCCAACGCGCACGCCCTCATCGCGTGGATGGGCGCCGACTCCGGCGAGATCGACGCGCACATCTCGACCGTGACCCCGACCGGGCCCGGGGCCGTCGTGCTGTGCAGCGACGGACTCTGGAACTACTACCCCGAGGCACAGGCCCTGACCGACGCCGTTCCCGGGGCGGGGGCGGAGCCGCACGCCGCCGCCCGCGCCTATGTCAGCCTGGCCCTGCAGGCGGGGGGCAAGGACAACATCACCGTCGTCGTCATTCCCGTACCCACCGCGCAAGGGGGTTCCCGTGCCGAACAGGCCTGA
- a CDS encoding serine/threonine-protein kinase, protein MTQCTTPGCRGRIEDGFCGVCGLAPVDAVAASGPQASLRPGPLSGPQASPRPGVPSGPQPSFGAVPPREALDQWLTDTSGGDSVHSHPISGNVKLSGRSGPGSIAGAVNSGGSSRSSRRSDRGMLGAGMVEVPLVPYRDPAEAVMANPVVAEKNRFCGNCGERVGRSRGDQPGRTEGFCRKCGTQFSFTPKLVNGDQVGGQYEVLGCLAHGGLGWIYLARDRNVNDRWVVLKGLLNAGDAEAHKAAAAERAFLSEVEHPNIVKIINFSQHPDPRTGIPGGHIVMEYVGGKSLRELLIERREQGTGDEVLPVDQVIAYGLESLRALGYLHSKGLLYCDFKPDNVIQSEEQIKLIDLGGVRRMDDTLSPVYTTPGYRVPEEELRGPGPTISADLYSVGRALAVLSFRFSFMREHPHSLPPRESVPLLQRYESFDRLLRRATHLDIERRFHDAGDMADQLTGVLREVLSDLQGAPHPAPSSLFGGENFTGVPEAGTHNADRMLGPPSPTEAATLLPSPLIDPADPAAQHLRGFSSLAVDELVPALRAMPAPTPETRLMLTRALLTAGRHGEAMDALQKFAEAVPGDWRTMWYLAVAELSTGRFREAREHFDELYDHLPGEIAPKLGLAIACERVGEHETAARQYQTVWGTDHSFVSAAFGLARIRLAQGDRSAAIAVLDTVPELSSLYVQAQTALIAVLATPQRATDAGDFVQAGRRLERIGLDGESADRLATRVLEAALGWLDAGGRAPERQSLLGDRFTEDGVRTNLDRRYRALAYRATGAAERYELVDKANSLRPVTLL, encoded by the coding sequence ATGACCCAGTGCACGACCCCCGGCTGCCGGGGGCGGATCGAGGACGGCTTCTGCGGCGTGTGCGGACTGGCGCCCGTCGACGCGGTCGCCGCCTCGGGCCCGCAGGCGTCGCTACGGCCGGGTCCCCTCTCGGGCCCGCAGGCGTCCCCGCGACCGGGAGTCCCCTCCGGCCCGCAGCCGTCCTTCGGCGCCGTACCGCCGCGCGAGGCCCTCGACCAGTGGCTCACCGACACCTCCGGCGGCGACTCCGTCCACTCGCACCCCATCTCCGGCAACGTCAAGCTCTCCGGCCGCTCCGGTCCCGGGAGCATCGCCGGCGCCGTCAACAGCGGAGGGTCGTCGCGGTCCAGCCGGCGGTCGGACCGCGGGATGCTCGGCGCGGGCATGGTCGAGGTCCCCCTGGTGCCCTACCGGGACCCCGCCGAGGCCGTCATGGCCAACCCCGTGGTCGCGGAGAAGAACCGGTTCTGCGGCAACTGCGGCGAGAGGGTCGGCCGGTCCCGGGGCGACCAGCCCGGGCGCACCGAGGGCTTCTGCCGCAAGTGCGGGACGCAGTTCTCCTTCACTCCCAAGCTCGTCAACGGCGACCAGGTCGGCGGCCAGTACGAGGTGCTCGGCTGCCTGGCGCACGGCGGACTGGGCTGGATCTACCTGGCCCGCGACCGCAACGTCAACGACCGCTGGGTCGTGCTCAAGGGCCTGCTCAACGCCGGCGACGCCGAGGCGCACAAGGCCGCGGCGGCAGAACGGGCCTTCCTGTCGGAGGTCGAGCACCCCAACATCGTCAAGATCATCAACTTCTCGCAGCACCCCGACCCCCGCACCGGGATCCCCGGCGGGCACATCGTGATGGAGTACGTCGGCGGCAAGTCCCTGCGCGAACTCCTCATCGAGCGCCGCGAACAGGGCACCGGCGACGAGGTCCTGCCCGTCGACCAGGTGATCGCCTACGGCCTGGAGTCGCTGCGCGCGCTCGGCTACCTGCACAGCAAGGGCCTGCTCTACTGCGACTTCAAGCCCGACAACGTCATCCAGAGCGAGGAGCAGATCAAGCTCATCGACCTGGGCGGCGTGCGGCGCATGGACGACACCCTGAGCCCCGTCTACACCACCCCCGGCTACCGGGTGCCCGAGGAGGAACTGCGCGGCCCCGGTCCCACGATCAGCGCCGACCTGTACTCCGTCGGCCGGGCACTGGCCGTGCTGAGCTTCCGGTTCAGCTTCATGCGCGAGCACCCGCACAGCCTGCCGCCGCGCGAGAGCGTGCCGCTGCTCCAGCGCTACGAGTCGTTCGACCGCCTGCTCCGGCGCGCCACCCACCTCGACATCGAGCGTCGCTTCCACGACGCCGGCGACATGGCCGACCAGCTGACCGGGGTCCTGCGCGAGGTGCTGTCGGACCTGCAGGGAGCGCCGCATCCGGCGCCCTCGTCCCTGTTCGGCGGGGAGAACTTCACGGGCGTCCCGGAGGCCGGCACCCACAACGCCGACCGCATGCTCGGCCCGCCCTCGCCCACCGAGGCGGCGACGCTGCTGCCCAGCCCGCTGATCGACCCCGCCGACCCCGCGGCCCAGCACCTGCGCGGCTTCTCCTCGCTGGCCGTGGACGAGCTGGTGCCCGCGCTGCGCGCCATGCCGGCCCCCACACCGGAGACCCGGCTGATGCTGACCCGCGCCCTGCTCACCGCGGGCCGGCACGGTGAGGCCATGGACGCCCTGCAGAAGTTCGCCGAGGCCGTCCCCGGCGACTGGCGCACGATGTGGTACCTGGCCGTCGCCGAGCTGAGCACCGGGCGCTTCCGGGAGGCGCGCGAGCACTTCGACGAGCTGTACGACCACCTTCCCGGGGAGATCGCGCCCAAGCTCGGCCTGGCCATCGCCTGCGAGCGCGTCGGTGAGCACGAGACCGCCGCGCGCCAGTACCAGACCGTGTGGGGCACCGACCACTCCTTCGTCAGTGCCGCCTTCGGCCTGGCCCGCATCCGGCTGGCCCAGGGCGACCGGAGCGCGGCCATCGCGGTGCTGGACACCGTGCCCGAACTGTCGAGCCTGTACGTGCAGGCGCAGACCGCGCTCATCGCCGTGCTGGCCACGCCCCAGCGCGCCACCGACGCCGGCGACTTCGTCCAGGCCGGTCGCCGCCTGGAACGGATCGGGCTGGACGGGGAGTCCGCCGACCGCCTGGCCACGCGGGTCCTGGAGGCCGCGCTGGGCTGGCTCGACGCGGGCGGCCGGGCCCCGGAACGGCAGTCCCTGCTCGGCGACCGCTTCACCGAGGACGGCGTACGGACCAACCTGGACCGGCGGTACCGGGCTCTGGCCTACCGCGCGACCGGAGCGGCCGAGCGTTACGAACTCGTCGACAAGGCCAACTCCCTGCGTCCTGTGACGCTGCTGTGA
- a CDS encoding coiled-coil domain-containing protein, which produces MSWEGIDHALNRVRGEADRISLNLTDLDQHVGHRLLRGAKLTGRTLARWEHASRHVHSLWTVHGAFRSVVESATELHAQGRDAQRELTFLLTGESVRLPREVPLAERGLLDEDTERISLAEAIARMSADYEEVTEVVSVAETAWDALHPRLTELDAMWQEIRTLSDMVELGDTEHEALRSELELVGDVVRCDPLSLFEDGRVDTSSLERMRGRLERTRGELRDALRMRDSYDESVERLSSAVDDVETVLRRARELRIQVVRKISSPEAVEVPDPVPALRTRLKGMDVLRTEGRWRELGALLGELQRAVHTAADDARDREANLTGLLERRAELRGRLDAYRARAVRLGFAEEDRLTELHREAHWGLWSAPCDLRRATVALSAYQRTLVELSGTEPAQNRTTPGAAASDGESDGGVT; this is translated from the coding sequence ATGAGCTGGGAGGGCATCGACCACGCCCTGAACCGTGTCCGCGGTGAGGCCGACCGGATCTCCCTCAACCTGACCGACCTGGACCAGCACGTCGGCCACCGCCTGCTCAGGGGAGCGAAGCTCACCGGCCGCACGCTGGCGCGGTGGGAGCACGCCAGTCGGCACGTCCACAGCCTGTGGACGGTCCACGGCGCCTTCCGGTCCGTGGTGGAGAGCGCCACGGAGCTGCACGCCCAGGGGCGCGACGCCCAGCGCGAACTCACCTTCCTGCTGACCGGCGAGTCCGTCCGCCTCCCGCGCGAGGTGCCCCTGGCCGAACGCGGGCTCCTGGACGAGGACACCGAGCGCATCTCCCTGGCCGAGGCCATCGCCCGGATGTCCGCCGACTACGAGGAGGTCACCGAGGTCGTCTCGGTGGCCGAGACCGCCTGGGACGCGCTGCACCCCCGACTCACCGAGCTGGACGCCATGTGGCAGGAGATCCGCACGCTCTCCGACATGGTCGAGCTCGGCGACACCGAGCACGAGGCCCTGCGCAGCGAACTCGAACTCGTGGGCGACGTCGTCCGGTGCGACCCCCTGTCGCTGTTCGAGGACGGCCGGGTGGACACCTCCTCCCTGGAGCGGATGCGGGGCCGGCTGGAACGCACCCGCGGCGAGCTGCGCGACGCCCTGCGCATGCGCGACTCCTACGACGAGAGCGTCGAGCGGCTGAGCTCGGCCGTCGACGACGTGGAGACCGTCCTGCGCCGCGCCCGCGAGCTGCGGATCCAGGTCGTCCGCAAGATCTCCTCGCCGGAGGCCGTCGAGGTCCCCGATCCGGTCCCCGCGCTGCGCACGCGGCTCAAGGGCATGGACGTCCTGCGGACCGAGGGCCGCTGGCGCGAGCTTGGCGCCCTGCTCGGCGAACTCCAGCGCGCCGTCCACACGGCGGCCGACGACGCCCGCGACAGGGAGGCGAACCTGACCGGGCTGCTGGAGCGCCGCGCCGAACTCCGCGGTCGCCTGGACGCCTACCGGGCGCGCGCCGTCCGCCTGGGCTTCGCCGAGGAGGACCGGCTCACCGAACTGCACCGCGAGGCGCACTGGGGCCTGTGGAGCGCGCCCTGCGACCTGCGCCGGGCCACCGTCGCCCTCTCCGCGTACCAGAGGACGCTGGTCGAACTCTCCGGAACCGAACCCGCTCAGAACAGAACCACACCGGGCGCGGCGGCGTCAGACGGCGAGAGCGATGGTGGTGTGACATGA
- a CDS encoding helix-hairpin-helix domain-containing protein, with product MDDTEAFPGLSNPAKRALAAAGYTEPAQLDGVAASELLRLHGMGPKGIRVLRELLAERGLSLGG from the coding sequence ATGGACGACACGGAAGCCTTCCCCGGACTGAGCAACCCCGCCAAGCGGGCCCTGGCCGCGGCCGGGTACACCGAACCGGCCCAGCTGGACGGCGTGGCCGCGTCGGAACTGCTGCGGCTGCACGGCATGGGCCCCAAGGGGATCCGTGTCCTGCGGGAACTGCTCGCCGAGCGGGGCCTCTCACTGGGCGGCTGA
- a CDS encoding AAA family ATPase: protein MGGEGDHLVVVTGGPGSGKTTLIDHLAALGHARTPEAGRAVIRDQREIGGPGLAWKNDRLFAELMLAWEIRSYREALAWPGPVLCDRGIPDLVGYHLLRGRPVPEHVAEAARRFRYHRRVFVAPPWPEIYTGDAERHQSPEEAERTHRAMAEAYPACGYEVVELPRAPVAERARFLLDALEGSAAQ from the coding sequence ATGGGCGGCGAGGGCGACCACCTGGTCGTGGTGACCGGCGGGCCGGGATCGGGCAAGACGACCCTCATCGACCACCTCGCGGCGCTCGGCCACGCCCGCACGCCCGAGGCGGGACGGGCCGTCATCCGCGACCAGCGCGAGATCGGCGGCCCCGGCCTGGCGTGGAAGAACGACCGTCTCTTCGCGGAGCTGATGCTCGCCTGGGAGATCCGCTCCTACCGGGAGGCCCTGGCGTGGCCGGGCCCGGTCCTGTGCGACCGCGGCATCCCCGACCTGGTCGGCTACCACCTGCTGCGCGGGCGCCCGGTCCCGGAGCACGTCGCCGAGGCCGCGCGCCGGTTCCGCTACCACCGCCGCGTGTTCGTCGCCCCGCCCTGGCCCGAGATCTACACCGGCGACGCGGAACGCCACCAGTCGCCGGAGGAGGCCGAGCGCACCCACCGGGCGATGGCCGAGGCCTACCCCGCGTGCGGGTACGAGGTGGTGGAGCTGCCGCGGGCGCCGGTCGCCGAGCGGGCCCGGTTCCTGCTCGACGCCCTGGAGGGTTCAGCCGCCCAGTGA
- a CDS encoding putative quinol monooxygenase, whose protein sequence is MPDRSVSLVISVRVLPGRRAGFLTGISRNAVASVRDEPGCLRFDVAADTEDPDLFWVYEVFADREALEAHRRTPHFLSWQAEKAGLVVPDSQTDRLGSLLVSEE, encoded by the coding sequence GTGCCCGACCGCTCCGTCAGCCTCGTCATCTCCGTCCGGGTGCTCCCCGGACGACGGGCCGGCTTCCTCACCGGCATCTCGCGCAACGCGGTGGCCTCGGTCCGGGACGAACCGGGCTGCCTGCGCTTCGACGTGGCCGCCGACACCGAGGACCCGGACCTGTTCTGGGTCTACGAGGTGTTCGCCGACCGGGAGGCGCTGGAGGCGCACCGGCGGACACCGCACTTCCTCTCCTGGCAGGCGGAGAAGGCCGGTCTGGTCGTCCCCGACAGCCAGACCGACCGCCTCGGGTCCCTCCTCGTCAGCGAGGAGTGA
- a CDS encoding HdeD family acid-resistance protein: MVRYALAGDMLGELSRNWWLVLLRGIAAIVFGVLALIWPGLTLVALAVVFGVYALVDAGALAYVAYRSAPGSRAGLVVQAVLSALMGLIALIWPLAAIVALVFVIGVWAVLTGVAEIVAAVRLRAHITSEWLLIFVGALSVVFGLLLWFWPLEGAQAIVFVVGIYAIIFGIVLAVAGVRLRGAADAFVPPGERGLGARDDAPVEDYAGGEDFGGDGGGLRPDPGEDPQAGGRHRARWDEEPPDAPGRI; this comes from the coding sequence ATGGTCCGGTATGCGTTGGCCGGCGACATGCTCGGGGAGCTGAGCCGGAACTGGTGGCTGGTGCTGCTGCGGGGGATCGCCGCGATCGTCTTCGGGGTGCTGGCCCTGATCTGGCCCGGTCTGACACTCGTCGCCCTGGCGGTCGTCTTCGGTGTCTACGCGCTCGTCGACGCGGGCGCCCTGGCCTACGTGGCCTACCGCTCCGCCCCGGGCAGCCGCGCGGGGCTGGTGGTGCAGGCGGTCCTGAGCGCCCTGATGGGGCTCATCGCGCTGATCTGGCCGCTGGCCGCGATCGTCGCGCTGGTGTTCGTGATCGGAGTGTGGGCGGTCCTGACCGGCGTGGCCGAGATCGTCGCCGCCGTGCGGCTGCGGGCGCACATCACGTCGGAGTGGCTGCTCATCTTCGTCGGCGCCCTGTCGGTCGTCTTCGGCCTGCTGCTGTGGTTCTGGCCCCTGGAGGGGGCACAGGCCATCGTCTTCGTGGTCGGGATCTACGCCATCATCTTCGGCATCGTGCTGGCCGTCGCGGGCGTCCGGCTCCGGGGCGCGGCCGACGCCTTCGTCCCGCCGGGCGAGCGGGGCCTGGGAGCGCGGGACGACGCGCCCGTGGAGGACTACGCGGGCGGCGAGGACTTCGGCGGGGACGGGGGCGGCCTGCGGCCCGACCCGGGGGAGGACCCGCAGGCGGGGGGACGCCACCGCGCACGCTGGGACGAGGAGCCCCCGGACGCCCCGGGGCGGATCTGA